From one Halosimplex rubrum genomic stretch:
- a CDS encoding VOC family protein → MTDASETNDPVVPETARMGRTALTVADVDETVAFYRDVVGLAVRTRSERAATLGAGETPLLELVGDPDAAPRRREQAGLFHTAFRVPDRGALGAALERIRERGALDGASDHHVSEALYCTDPEGNGVEVYTDRRREEWPRADDGTVEIGTVPLDLSDLAAESDGAAEAPPGTDIGHVHLEVSSLDRARAFYVDRLGLGVRTEARGASFLAAGDYHHHVGINSWNGRTDPAGGRGLAWFEFLLPDADTVATARRRLSAAGVPVTDREDGFEVTDPDGIDVRFRTASATPEP, encoded by the coding sequence ATGACCGACGCCAGCGAGACGAACGACCCCGTCGTTCCGGAGACGGCCCGGATGGGCCGGACGGCGCTGACCGTCGCGGACGTGGACGAGACGGTCGCGTTCTACCGGGACGTCGTCGGGCTCGCCGTTCGGACCCGGAGCGAACGGGCGGCGACGCTCGGCGCCGGCGAGACGCCGCTGCTGGAACTGGTTGGTGACCCGGACGCGGCGCCGAGGCGGCGCGAACAGGCCGGGCTGTTCCACACCGCGTTCCGAGTCCCGGACCGCGGGGCGCTCGGCGCCGCGCTCGAACGGATCCGCGAGCGCGGGGCGCTCGACGGCGCTTCGGACCACCACGTCAGCGAAGCGCTGTACTGCACGGACCCCGAGGGCAACGGCGTCGAGGTGTACACGGACCGTCGGCGCGAGGAGTGGCCGCGCGCCGACGACGGCACGGTCGAGATCGGGACGGTGCCGCTGGACCTGTCGGACCTCGCCGCCGAGTCGGACGGCGCCGCCGAGGCACCGCCCGGGACGGATATCGGACACGTCCACCTCGAAGTGTCGTCGCTCGACCGGGCGCGGGCGTTCTACGTCGACCGGCTGGGACTGGGCGTCCGGACCGAGGCGCGGGGCGCCTCGTTTCTCGCCGCGGGCGACTACCACCACCACGTCGGGATCAACAGCTGGAACGGTCGCACCGACCCGGCGGGCGGCCGCGGCCTGGCGTGGTTCGAGTTCCTGCTGCCCGACGCGGACACGGTCGCGACCGCCCGCCGTCGCCTCTCGGCCGCCGGCGTTCCGGTGACCGACCGCGAGGACGGCTTCGAAGTGACCGACCCCGACGGGATCGACGTCCGGTTCCGGACGGCGTCGGCGACGCCCGAGCCGTAG
- a CDS encoding MATE family efflux transporter produces the protein MGLRSRLDALFKGPEDFDLTSGEIGKPLFFLAMPIVVTNLFQTAYNLADTFWLGQYSTDALAAISFAFPMVFLLISFGTGISVAGSVLVAQFTGADEPREAEYAASQTVTFAAIVSLVLGVVGYFVVGEFLSLMGASQDVLPLASSYMEVISLGLLFMFGFFVFIALMRGYGDTITPMLVMFGSVVLNIVLDPFLIFGWTVVESAPLVGTVSFPELGIQGAAVATVFSRGLALVVGLAIMFRGDRGVQIHLGDMVPDLSYLGRLVRIGLPASVEGMGRALSMNLLLFVVATFSDPVVSAYGIGTRVFSVIVLPAIAVARGVETMTGQNMGADKPERAEAAANLAAKVLFGILTLAGVVVFLVPEPIVSVFVGADQANADQVVSAGAQFLRYVALTFGFIGITRAYTGSFRGAGRTLTAAAISVAMLGVVRFPIAWFAADPLGETGVWLSFAVSNVVGAVIAVLWYRRGTWKGTELTEQSVDAEPTGVESSTGDD, from the coding sequence ATGGGACTGCGCAGCCGACTCGACGCCCTGTTCAAGGGGCCCGAGGACTTCGACCTCACGTCGGGGGAGATCGGCAAACCGCTCTTTTTCCTCGCGATGCCGATCGTCGTCACGAACCTCTTCCAGACGGCCTACAACCTGGCGGACACGTTCTGGCTCGGCCAGTACAGCACGGACGCGCTGGCGGCGATCAGCTTCGCGTTCCCGATGGTGTTCTTGCTCATCTCCTTCGGGACCGGTATCTCCGTCGCCGGGAGCGTCCTCGTCGCGCAGTTCACCGGCGCCGACGAGCCCCGCGAGGCCGAGTACGCCGCCTCCCAGACGGTCACGTTCGCGGCCATCGTCTCGCTGGTCCTTGGCGTCGTCGGCTACTTCGTCGTCGGCGAGTTCCTCTCGCTGATGGGCGCCTCCCAGGACGTGTTGCCGCTGGCGTCGAGCTACATGGAGGTCATCTCCCTGGGCTTGCTGTTCATGTTCGGCTTCTTCGTGTTCATCGCGCTCATGCGGGGCTACGGCGACACGATCACGCCGATGCTCGTCATGTTCGGGTCGGTCGTCCTCAACATCGTCCTCGACCCGTTCCTGATCTTCGGGTGGACGGTCGTCGAGTCGGCGCCGCTGGTCGGGACGGTCAGTTTCCCGGAACTCGGGATACAGGGCGCGGCCGTCGCGACGGTGTTCTCCCGCGGGCTCGCGCTGGTCGTCGGGCTGGCGATCATGTTCCGGGGCGACCGCGGCGTCCAGATCCACCTCGGCGACATGGTCCCGGACCTGTCGTATCTCGGCCGGCTCGTCCGGATCGGTCTCCCGGCGTCCGTCGAGGGGATGGGACGAGCGCTGTCGATGAACCTCCTGCTGTTCGTCGTCGCCACGTTCTCCGACCCCGTCGTCTCCGCGTACGGCATCGGGACGCGCGTCTTCTCGGTCATCGTCCTGCCGGCCATCGCCGTCGCCCGCGGCGTCGAGACGATGACCGGCCAGAACATGGGCGCGGACAAACCCGAACGGGCGGAAGCGGCTGCCAATCTCGCGGCCAAGGTGCTGTTCGGCATCCTCACGCTCGCGGGCGTCGTCGTCTTCCTCGTGCCCGAGCCCATCGTCTCGGTGTTCGTCGGCGCCGACCAAGCGAACGCCGACCAGGTGGTCTCGGCGGGCGCGCAGTTCCTCCGCTACGTCGCGCTGACGTTCGGGTTCATCGGGATCACCCGGGCCTACACCGGGAGCTTCCGGGGCGCCGGCCGGACGCTCACCGCCGCGGCCATCTCGGTCGCGATGCTCGGGGTCGTCCGATTCCCGATAGCCTGGTTCGCCGCCGACCCGCTCGGCGAGACGGGGGTCTGGCTCTCCTTCGCCGTCTCGAACGTCGTCGGCGCGGTGATCGCCGTCCTGTGGTATCGCCGGGGCACCTGGAAGGGGACCGAACTGACCGAACAGAGCGTCGACGCCGAGCCGACGGGCGTCGAGAGCTCGACGGGCGACGACTGA
- a CDS encoding TetR/AcrR family transcriptional regulator yields MADPTEGSFSEPETEIMRATYRALREHGYADLTIKRIAAEYGKSTAAVHYHYDTKDELLVAFLDYLLERFVDTIRDVETTDPHQRLDLLLDELIFAPEEHRDLAIAMLEMRAQAPYKPDFRERFRGNDEYTRYMIKAVINHGIDEGEFDDVDADHVTRGLMTIVDGARTRAVVLDDTDALETARRTAEEYVDATLT; encoded by the coding sequence ATGGCCGATCCAACGGAGGGGAGCTTCTCGGAGCCGGAAACGGAGATCATGCGGGCGACGTATCGGGCGCTCCGGGAGCACGGGTACGCCGACCTCACGATCAAGCGGATCGCCGCGGAGTACGGGAAGTCGACCGCCGCGGTCCACTACCACTACGACACGAAAGACGAGCTGCTCGTCGCCTTCCTCGACTACCTGCTCGAACGCTTCGTCGACACGATACGCGACGTGGAGACGACCGACCCCCACCAGCGCCTCGACCTGCTCCTCGACGAGCTGATATTCGCTCCCGAGGAGCACCGCGACCTGGCGATCGCGATGCTGGAGATGCGCGCCCAGGCCCCCTACAAGCCCGACTTCCGCGAGCGCTTCCGCGGGAACGACGAGTACACCCGCTACATGATCAAGGCGGTGATCAACCACGGGATCGACGAGGGAGAGTTCGACGACGTCGACGCCGACCACGTGACGCGCGGCCTGATGACCATCGTCGACGGCGCCCGGACCCGGGCCGTCGTCCTCGACGACACCGACGCGCTCGAAACCGCGCGGCGGACCGCCGAAGAGTACGTCGACGCCACGCTGACCTGA
- a CDS encoding PAS domain-containing sensor histidine kinase: MTALTLEDRNPTVRYQHLIENIQDAVVEFEFVDDEPIVRNVNDAFEETFGYGAADICGESLNDWIVPAGFEEEAHDIDGTTEGGEISSHQLTRETAGGLREFLHRSIPCPESESIDGIALYTDITERERAKQKRQLLTETSRCIGTAQTLRDGFRTALQSICDYTEWTYGEVWQPAETSDELRFVAGHTNDADCERFLEGSTDVTFVPGSGLPGRVYESGRQEWISDASQEPASVFHRTELAAESDLHAALGVPVKAEEGESVVAVLVFFLRDARDSDGALVRDVTDVAKNLGGLVKRKQAEELVRRRNEQLEQFAHVISHDLRNPLNVAMGHLQMVPDDAETPHIDRVATAHERMHELIEDVLTLARQGRSIEDPEPVSLANCAAQSWDMIETGAGDLTIEATRTVQGDVSRLRQLFENLFRNAVEHGSPTVTITVGEIRDGFYVADDGPGIPAGERTAVFDFGYTTREGGTGFGLPIVKEIAEAHGWTVRVTESAHGGTRFEVVGCGTSGRPV; the protein is encoded by the coding sequence GTGACAGCTCTCACCCTGGAGGACCGGAACCCGACTGTTCGGTATCAGCATCTCATCGAGAACATTCAGGATGCGGTCGTCGAGTTCGAATTCGTCGACGACGAGCCGATCGTCCGGAACGTCAACGACGCCTTCGAAGAGACGTTCGGATACGGAGCAGCGGACATCTGTGGAGAGTCACTCAACGACTGGATCGTTCCGGCAGGTTTCGAGGAGGAGGCGCATGACATCGACGGCACCACGGAAGGCGGCGAGATAAGTTCACACCAGCTCACACGCGAGACAGCCGGTGGGCTTCGGGAGTTCCTCCACAGGAGCATCCCGTGTCCCGAGTCGGAGTCGATCGACGGAATCGCCCTCTATACGGACATCACCGAGCGCGAGCGGGCCAAACAGAAACGCCAGTTGCTGACCGAAACGAGTCGCTGTATCGGCACGGCACAAACGCTTCGAGACGGCTTCCGGACGGCGCTCCAGTCGATCTGTGACTACACCGAGTGGACGTACGGCGAAGTGTGGCAACCAGCGGAGACGAGTGACGAACTCAGATTCGTCGCTGGCCACACGAACGATGCCGACTGCGAGCGGTTCCTCGAGGGGAGCACGGACGTGACGTTCGTGCCCGGCTCGGGGCTTCCCGGACGTGTCTACGAGTCAGGCCGGCAGGAGTGGATCTCTGACGCCTCACAGGAGCCAGCGTCCGTCTTCCACCGGACCGAATTGGCCGCGGAAAGCGACCTCCACGCCGCCCTGGGCGTCCCTGTGAAAGCCGAGGAGGGGGAATCCGTTGTTGCGGTCCTCGTGTTCTTCTTGCGCGACGCGCGCGACAGTGACGGAGCGCTCGTCAGGGACGTGACCGACGTTGCGAAAAATCTCGGCGGACTGGTCAAACGCAAGCAGGCCGAGGAACTAGTTCGGCGCCGGAACGAACAGCTCGAACAGTTCGCACACGTGATCAGCCACGATCTGCGGAACCCGTTGAACGTGGCCATGGGCCACCTCCAGATGGTTCCGGACGACGCCGAGACCCCACACATCGACCGGGTGGCGACGGCTCACGAGCGGATGCACGAACTCATCGAGGACGTTCTGACGCTGGCTCGCCAGGGAAGGTCCATCGAGGACCCGGAGCCGGTTTCGCTTGCGAACTGTGCCGCCCAGAGCTGGGACATGATCGAGACGGGCGCTGGGGACCTGACTATCGAGGCGACGCGAACGGTACAAGGGGACGTGAGCCGCCTGCGACAGCTGTTCGAGAACCTCTTTCGCAACGCCGTCGAGCACGGCTCCCCGACGGTGACGATCACCGTCGGGGAGATACGCGACGGCTTCTACGTCGCGGACGATGGCCCGGGGATTCCCGCGGGAGAGCGGACCGCCGTGTTCGATTTCGGCTACACGACGAGAGAGGGAGGAACCGGGTTCGGCCTTCCGATCGTGAAAGAGATCGCGGAAGCCCACGGCTGGACGGTCAGAGTGACCGAAAGTGCTCACGGCGGGACCAGGTTCGAGGTCGTCGGCTGTGGTACGAGCGGCCGACCGGTCTGA
- a CDS encoding TetR/AcrR family transcriptional regulator: MDDDAATEILAATHRALCDRGYADVTLEDIAAEAETSKGLIHYYYDDKETLFAEFLDYLYDRYTERIESVEGEAPRERLVGLFETVLADGEGTAGEQLRTAMLAVNAQAPYDDAIRTRLERFDEFLLERVESIVADGVAAGAFDDDVEPAVAAEFIVTAISGAHTRRATVDRSSDRLAETMTRYAERHLVADGPTEVPG, from the coding sequence ATGGACGACGACGCAGCGACGGAGATTCTGGCGGCGACGCATCGAGCGCTCTGCGACCGTGGCTACGCTGACGTGACCCTCGAAGATATCGCCGCGGAGGCCGAGACGAGCAAGGGGCTGATCCACTACTACTACGACGACAAGGAGACGCTGTTCGCGGAGTTTCTGGACTACCTCTACGACCGCTACACCGAGCGGATCGAGTCTGTCGAGGGCGAGGCGCCGCGCGAGCGGCTCGTCGGGCTCTTCGAGACGGTCCTCGCCGACGGGGAGGGGACCGCCGGCGAGCAGTTGCGGACGGCGATGCTGGCGGTGAACGCGCAGGCGCCCTACGACGACGCGATCCGGACGCGGCTGGAGCGGTTCGACGAGTTCCTCCTCGAACGGGTGGAGTCGATCGTCGCCGACGGCGTCGCGGCCGGTGCGTTCGACGACGACGTCGAGCCGGCGGTCGCGGCCGAGTTCATCGTGACGGCCATCTCCGGCGCGCACACGCGACGGGCGACCGTCGACCGCTCGTCCGACCGCCTGGCCGAGACGATGACGCGCTACGCCGAGCGTCATCTGGTCGCCGACGGGCCGACGGAGGTGCCCGGCTGA
- a CDS encoding pirin family protein, translating to MDDSLPARTQPRIHTAPRTDVSQDQGKFRIHFNFPGRAVPDHDDHGYGPLATVVESFMDPGTFIRMHQHRNEEIVSWVPDGVMRHDDRQDNALVTDPEHLMVMNAGSGFWHSEETLADDPPLRMLQIFVRPHSLDLEPGIQHEPIPDPVPNEWRHLFGPEGTDAPLSVRNDVDCHDCRLEADATTTLPSRSGWHTYLYVFDGAVDVGEESVGYTESALVTDESEVPVTATEDSTVVAFTINPDAPVTRQGTIGR from the coding sequence ATGGACGATTCGCTCCCCGCACGGACGCAGCCTCGCATCCACACAGCGCCGCGAACGGACGTGTCGCAGGATCAGGGCAAGTTCCGGATCCACTTCAACTTCCCCGGCCGGGCCGTCCCCGACCACGACGACCACGGCTACGGACCGCTCGCGACCGTCGTCGAGTCGTTCATGGACCCGGGAACGTTCATCCGGATGCACCAGCACCGCAACGAGGAGATCGTCTCCTGGGTCCCCGACGGTGTGATGCGCCACGACGACCGACAGGACAACGCCCTCGTGACCGACCCCGAGCATCTGATGGTGATGAACGCCGGCAGCGGCTTCTGGCACTCCGAAGAGACGCTGGCAGACGACCCACCGCTTCGGATGCTCCAGATCTTCGTCCGGCCTCACAGCCTCGACCTCGAACCGGGCATCCAGCACGAGCCGATTCCCGACCCCGTCCCCAACGAGTGGCGCCACCTGTTCGGGCCCGAGGGAACCGACGCCCCGCTGTCGGTCCGCAACGACGTCGACTGCCACGACTGTCGCCTGGAGGCCGACGCTACGACCACGCTGCCGTCCCGATCGGGCTGGCACACCTATCTGTACGTCTTCGACGGCGCCGTCGACGTCGGGGAAGAGTCCGTGGGCTACACCGAGAGCGCACTCGTGACCGACGAGAGCGAGGTCCCCGTCACCGCGACCGAGGACTCGACCGTCGTCGCGTTCACCATCAACCCCGATGCCCCGGTCACGCGCCAGGGTACGATCGGCCGCTGA
- a CDS encoding PAS domain S-box protein, with product MERLETELEHASVRAVPSPATLTDRTPGADACLVAVVDERALEIDDIERLTCHERPVVAFVTPSAGRADAALASGATDVVTAAGPDRFAVLSHRPETLGVDHASGGADRAPTAQFEALTNNDSFAVLTVDTESCVQYASPATEGIFGYPPAELEGESLTTIMPERFHESHHEGIAAYLASGERSLDWSWIELPGRHRDGTEIPLGISFGEHVTEDSHLFSAVVRDMRDRYDRESDPPSSPTPAGLGPVETVRHRDGRRGGRIRFERGDGGFDRSLERISTMGPSRIRPVGRSYHSRRPRTWSRREHFRSL from the coding sequence GTGGAGCGCCTCGAAACCGAACTGGAGCACGCTTCCGTCCGGGCGGTCCCGTCACCGGCGACGCTCACCGACCGAACTCCGGGGGCCGACGCGTGTCTCGTCGCTGTCGTCGACGAACGGGCGCTGGAGATCGACGACATCGAGCGACTGACGTGCCACGAGAGGCCCGTCGTCGCCTTCGTCACCCCGTCGGCCGGCCGGGCCGACGCGGCGCTGGCTTCGGGTGCGACCGATGTCGTCACGGCAGCCGGTCCCGACCGGTTCGCGGTACTATCCCACCGTCCCGAAACCCTGGGCGTGGACCACGCCAGCGGCGGTGCCGACCGGGCGCCCACCGCGCAGTTCGAAGCGCTCACGAACAACGATTCGTTCGCGGTCCTGACGGTCGACACGGAGAGTTGCGTCCAGTACGCCAGTCCCGCAACCGAGGGGATCTTCGGCTACCCGCCGGCCGAACTGGAGGGGGAGTCGCTGACGACGATCATGCCCGAACGGTTCCACGAGAGCCACCACGAGGGGATCGCTGCGTACCTCGCGAGCGGCGAGCGCTCGCTGGACTGGTCGTGGATCGAACTCCCGGGGCGCCACCGGGACGGCACCGAGATCCCGCTGGGAATCTCCTTCGGGGAACACGTCACCGAGGACTCGCACCTGTTCAGCGCGGTCGTCAGGGACATGCGTGACCGATACGACCGGGAGTCGGACCCGCCATCGTCACCGACGCCAGCTGGCCTGGGCCCCGTGGAGACGGTTCGCCATCGAGACGGACGACGCGGTGGACGAATCCGTTTCGAACGGGGAGACGGGGGCTTCGACCGGTCCCTTGAACGGATCTCCACGATGGGACCGTCGCGCATCAGACCGGTCGGCCGCTCGTACCACAGCCGACGACCTCGAACCTGGTCCCGCCGTGAGCACTTTCGGTCACTCTGA
- a CDS encoding VWA domain-containing protein codes for MLVSVVAPVVAVPVAGSNGADSSGGETWQPPATSEVADERSEPAGHRSARQQTDNGSASNGSLEVTVRQIARPEFPTVTAYVSVRNESGDPVTGLTAEDFDLAEEGTDQPIESVEPATGVRGSNVSAALVIDRSGSMRGTKIRDARTAAGRFVDQLGAGDEGLAIDFGSRIEFTQRWTTDTDRLGRAVGGIATGGDTALWRATSEGIEEAGSRVGRSAVIVLTDGRNNYPPYDVNAAIEDAQATGVPVYTIGLGRDVNEGNLRRLAAETGGSYYRSPNSSQLADIYADISESLTAEYRVTYTTNDTATDGTNRTVELTAERGGDAGSGTGSYQAPCAPLPEAAFEYTPSDPVAGQPVEFDANASDPNGGEIVAYRWDFDNDGVVDAVGRNVTHSYDNASTNSVRLAVEKTCGASDVGTEAVAVGSADPIRPESVDDFEDGTLSEYVPLAGSKEAWRVNTTTTTEGDGALQYAGSDDPAEIASFSGLDTYPERGDVLRFDVGTYGDWDFRTTFQFGQQPDSGFNNRYEVELEPQTDTVRLQYDRPNGSDRTLGTTAVDFRRDTFYTVEVDWAASTDDIALRVYEAPIANASAPLGTIRAPEPQGAPTSGGIGFFGHGAGDRWIYDDVRVLDPSEVRSPRKSLLEIVASEQGEYEYEIVLDGTAEKANVSQRVKAEANDEIRRTDDGRTIIDGFTGNAGYGDAYRFEGTIENFTRISAETNVTIRINGTEVSADDLAGSGSRSLAPSGFGLSRRPGASAIRRPQRSRRRSRRMRPRR; via the coding sequence ATGCTCGTGAGCGTCGTCGCGCCGGTGGTCGCGGTTCCGGTTGCCGGGTCGAACGGCGCCGATTCGTCGGGGGGAGAGACCTGGCAGCCCCCCGCAACGAGCGAGGTCGCGGACGAACGGTCCGAACCGGCGGGACACCGTTCGGCCCGGCAGCAGACCGACAACGGTTCGGCGTCGAACGGGAGCCTCGAGGTGACCGTCAGGCAGATCGCTCGCCCGGAGTTCCCGACGGTCACGGCCTACGTCAGCGTGCGGAACGAGAGCGGTGACCCCGTCACGGGCCTCACCGCCGAGGATTTCGACCTCGCCGAAGAGGGGACCGACCAGCCGATCGAGTCGGTCGAACCCGCGACCGGGGTGCGGGGTTCGAACGTCAGTGCGGCGCTGGTGATCGACCGGAGCGGGAGCATGCGAGGGACGAAGATCCGGGACGCCAGGACCGCGGCCGGCCGGTTCGTCGACCAACTCGGCGCCGGCGACGAGGGGCTCGCCATCGACTTCGGGAGCCGGATCGAGTTCACTCAGCGGTGGACGACTGATACAGACCGCCTCGGCCGCGCCGTCGGCGGGATCGCCACCGGAGGGGACACCGCGCTCTGGCGCGCCACGAGCGAGGGCATCGAAGAGGCGGGGTCGAGGGTCGGTCGCTCGGCCGTGATCGTCCTCACCGACGGGCGGAACAACTACCCGCCCTACGACGTGAACGCCGCTATCGAGGACGCGCAGGCGACCGGCGTCCCGGTGTACACGATCGGACTGGGACGAGACGTGAACGAGGGGAACCTCCGCCGCCTCGCGGCGGAGACCGGCGGGAGCTACTACAGGTCCCCCAACAGCTCCCAGCTCGCGGACATCTACGCCGACATCAGCGAGAGCCTCACCGCGGAGTACAGGGTCACCTACACGACGAACGACACGGCGACCGACGGGACGAACCGAACGGTCGAACTGACCGCGGAGCGCGGCGGCGACGCCGGGTCGGGAACGGGGAGCTATCAGGCGCCGTGCGCGCCGCTGCCCGAGGCCGCCTTCGAGTACACGCCGAGCGACCCCGTCGCGGGCCAGCCGGTCGAGTTCGACGCGAACGCGAGCGACCCGAACGGCGGCGAGATCGTCGCCTACCGCTGGGACTTCGACAACGACGGCGTCGTCGACGCGGTCGGCCGGAACGTCACCCACAGCTACGACAACGCCAGCACTAACAGCGTGCGACTCGCCGTCGAGAAGACCTGCGGGGCCAGCGACGTCGGGACGGAAGCGGTCGCGGTCGGGAGCGCCGACCCGATCCGGCCGGAGTCGGTCGACGACTTCGAGGACGGAACCCTCTCGGAGTACGTCCCCCTCGCCGGATCGAAAGAGGCCTGGCGAGTGAACACGACGACGACCACCGAGGGAGACGGTGCGTTGCAGTACGCGGGGAGCGACGACCCCGCGGAGATCGCGTCGTTCAGCGGCCTCGACACCTACCCCGAGAGGGGAGACGTGCTCCGGTTCGACGTCGGAACGTACGGGGACTGGGACTTCCGAACGACGTTCCAGTTCGGCCAGCAGCCCGACAGCGGGTTCAACAACCGGTACGAGGTCGAGCTCGAGCCGCAGACGGACACGGTCCGCCTGCAGTACGACCGGCCCAACGGCTCCGACCGGACGCTCGGCACGACCGCCGTCGACTTCCGACGGGACACGTTCTACACGGTCGAAGTCGACTGGGCCGCCTCGACCGACGATATCGCCCTCAGAGTCTACGAAGCGCCGATAGCGAACGCGAGCGCGCCGCTCGGGACGATCCGCGCACCCGAGCCACAGGGGGCACCGACGAGCGGCGGCATCGGCTTCTTCGGCCACGGTGCGGGCGACCGCTGGATCTACGACGACGTTCGCGTGCTCGACCCCTCGGAGGTCCGCTCGCCGCGCAAGTCGTTGCTCGAGATCGTCGCGAGCGAGCAGGGCGAGTACGAGTACGAGATCGTCCTCGACGGCACCGCCGAGAAGGCGAACGTCTCCCAGCGAGTGAAAGCCGAGGCCAACGACGAGATCAGGCGGACCGACGACGGGCGGACGATCATCGACGGGTTCACCGGCAACGCCGGGTACGGCGACGCCTACAGGTTCGAGGGGACGATCGAGAACTTCACACGGATCTCGGCCGAGACGAACGTGACGATCCGGATCAACGGCACCGAGGTGTCGGCCGACGACCTCGCGGGTAGCGGGTCCCGGTCGCTCGCCCCGTCGGGATTCGGTCTGTCTCGGCGGCCGGGCGCGTCGGCGATTCGCCGACCGCAACGGTCCCGTCGTCGGTCGAGGCGGATGCGGCCGAGACGGTGA
- a CDS encoding zinc ribbon domain-containing protein, with protein MDRSVSRKRPWLAAVLAVLATGLGHVYLRRVRRAAGWLVALLGVSFLFVDGAALTALVGGDPVDPLAVAPVVFVGALSVIDAYLVARAHNAVARITATPDGAVTHCPSCGRELDPSIDFCHWCTTDLSGLEVEPVDAAEDSDD; from the coding sequence ATGGACCGATCCGTCTCGCGGAAGCGACCGTGGCTCGCCGCGGTGCTCGCGGTGCTCGCGACGGGGCTCGGACACGTCTACCTCCGGCGGGTGCGCCGCGCGGCCGGGTGGCTGGTCGCCCTGCTCGGCGTGAGTTTCCTGTTCGTCGACGGAGCGGCGCTGACGGCGCTGGTCGGCGGCGACCCGGTCGACCCGCTCGCGGTCGCGCCCGTCGTCTTCGTCGGGGCCCTGAGCGTGATCGACGCGTACCTGGTCGCTCGAGCGCACAACGCCGTCGCCCGGATCACCGCGACACCGGACGGGGCGGTCACGCACTGTCCGAGTTGCGGTCGGGAACTCGACCCGAGCATCGACTTCTGTCACTGGTGTACGACGGACCTCTCGGGGCTGGAAGTCGAGCCGGTCGACGCGGCGGAGGACTCGGACGACTGA
- a CDS encoding LLM class flavin-dependent oxidoreductase, with translation MDLSIVDLSPVPDSGTATEAYANTVEAAQQAERLGYTRLWVAEHHGRAETLAGTTPEVLLGHLAAETDAIRLGSGAVLLNHYSPLKVAEQFGALDALAPGRVDAGLGRANGSPAVDRALGTDRHVEDPDGDHAEKVEAVASHLYGDFPDEHPYGDIEIPGSAEGPAVPWVLGSSPSSAEVAAELGLPYCFAAFIRPQFATRAFETYRAAFEPSELTGGIDEPRGMVAVNAVCAETDGEAARLRSVTEAVFRRMQRGEVGSPPTVEEAIDELGGVPEPTPDRLDADEWPRSISGSPETLAGLLDQLADRVGVDEVMIQQSAPTHEDALRSHELLADGVGLDGR, from the coding sequence ATGGATCTGTCCATCGTCGATCTCTCTCCCGTCCCCGACTCGGGCACCGCGACCGAGGCGTACGCGAATACGGTCGAAGCCGCACAGCAGGCCGAGCGACTCGGCTACACCCGGTTATGGGTGGCCGAACACCACGGCCGCGCCGAGACGCTCGCGGGGACGACGCCCGAGGTGCTCCTGGGCCACCTCGCGGCCGAGACCGACGCGATCCGACTGGGCTCGGGTGCGGTCCTGCTCAACCACTACAGCCCGCTGAAGGTCGCCGAGCAGTTCGGCGCGCTGGACGCGCTCGCGCCGGGGCGGGTCGACGCCGGGCTCGGCCGGGCGAACGGCTCTCCCGCGGTCGACCGGGCGCTCGGGACCGACCGTCACGTCGAAGACCCCGACGGCGACCACGCCGAGAAGGTCGAAGCGGTCGCTTCGCACCTCTACGGCGACTTCCCCGACGAGCACCCCTACGGCGATATCGAGATCCCGGGGTCGGCCGAGGGACCGGCGGTGCCGTGGGTGCTCGGATCGAGCCCGTCGAGCGCGGAGGTCGCGGCCGAACTCGGCCTCCCCTACTGCTTCGCGGCGTTCATCCGCCCGCAATTCGCGACCCGCGCCTTCGAGACCTACCGCGCGGCGTTCGAACCCTCGGAGCTGACCGGCGGGATCGACGAACCGCGGGGGATGGTCGCCGTCAACGCCGTCTGCGCCGAGACCGACGGCGAGGCCGCTCGGTTGCGATCGGTCACCGAGGCGGTCTTCCGCCGGATGCAGCGCGGCGAGGTCGGGTCGCCGCCAACGGTGGAGGAGGCGATCGACGAACTCGGCGGGGTTCCCGAGCCGACGCCCGATCGGCTCGACGCCGACGAGTGGCCGCGATCGATCTCGGGGAGTCCGGAGACGCTGGCCGGCCTGCTCGACCAACTGGCCGACCGCGTGGGCGTCGACGAGGTGATGATCCAGCAGTCCGCGCCGACTCACGAGGACGCGCTGCGGTCCCACGAGTTGCTCGCCGACGGGGTCGGCCTCGACGGCCGGTGA